The Doryrhamphus excisus isolate RoL2022-K1 chromosome 1, RoL_Dexc_1.0, whole genome shotgun sequence genome includes a window with the following:
- the LOC131131735 gene encoding uncharacterized protein LOC131131735 isoform X1 — protein sequence MEKLRVQVDVKNPIASLLAKGKVYVMETLEQDVCLKTDSESLPLAPKRPRTDCVCDFLLTTQTFVSPMLTSLSTESLVCTEQNGKPREQDTESNVSPPAEDPSAHAGSPNMCVITRERHFLHPKQYDQQDKLGSSPSSGSQTFKDPTTDMSNHPECQLLEKSLEDKPPGDCSMPSKNGMSNHAEVRCQSDFPDDYTRHGASLRTCSQSATNEESNQREDEHNFTDKEEREDERSDKSLSDIREFQLFDEGIPVISVEDKRKVEIRDSTAVCATETNDRAYVKGSSDISSPVECAESSLIFYDSTSTINTMTETQSTDDIAWAKGELGETKVKARGEIVDHTPKHHTSGRISQECTEGDNDADPFSVIEPAVWRETVREAEEIRSNSGSSAGEELPPSVKVCELEIPLAHISDVRPLDTRAQSSNQREPRLQKDEKENPSQLHTQTQSHCAVSCETHNTTGYEGSCHAASSPQRPTNPFPAGDGVQESRGTMGHDLHQQSSCSPVSCDNPKPQHVEHPQAKNIQQMTGFANECGLHEYEMKSVEMILQENKPHNDVMTGQPAAEGMTEEPKLTHNDTHCCFTEHHQTAETLGGKDELLALCFPSISDAVVPEPHELSPKYDSQSLDIPAAPQSKVRLSSWPSAFCLYNHVPEGFDSFHKIQLSPDDDEDDDDAGRDDCQPHTSMAMQRIKSPQMNPYVLEAVGDEYEDMPKVIEEDQVHEEGGIFKCHTDNIDDGSFNSTELLSGQEIIAFETYPNDPATDSSGSNGPHSILYPQFDMKKEFDVVLKELNLYFFISRSDFTCDNGVPTLDQRSDVASNEVSNGKSHTGSPDLTLQSDPASDPHKARNVEMCVTDPEFSHVTCHGGEQEVPDGSLDLQESSGLIAEKHKEPRQTELERTACSFMCQPLLQKQHCTFLWQAKRLEPLRTCARPIRLGLSKRAKPRTLHRLHPYKGTK from the exons ATGGAGAAGTTACGAGTGCAAGTAGATGTCAAAAACCCCATAGCCTCACTGTTAGCGAAAGGAAAG GTTTATGTGATGGAGACACTTGAGCAAGATGTCTGTTTGAAAACTGACAGTGAAAGTTTGCCGCTGGCCCCCAAAAGACCAAGGACagactgtgtgtgtgacttTCTTTTGACAACACAAACCTTTGTTTCGCCAATGCTGACCTCACTTAGCACTGAAAGTCTAGTGTGCACAGAACAAAATGGAAAACCTCGTGAACAAGACACTGAATCAAATGTCAGCCCTCCAGCTGAGGACCCATCAGCCCACGCAGGATCACCTAACATGTGTGTTATTACTAGAGAGCGCCACTTCCTTCATCCGAAGCAATATGATCAGCAAGACAAGCTCGGCTCAAGCCCATCATCAGGGTCTCAGACATTCAAAGACCCCACCACTGACATGTCCAATCATCCCGAGTGCCAACTACTGGAGAAATCACTTGAAGACAAACCTCCTGGTGATTGCAGCATGCCTTCTAAAAATGGAATGTCAAATCATGCGGAGGTCAGATGTCAGTCGGATTTCCCTGATGACTACACGCGACATGGCGCCAGCTTGAGGACATGTAGCCAATCTGCTACAAATGAGGAAAGCAATCAGAGGGAGGACGAGCACAATTTTACTGATAAGGAGGAAAGAGAGGATGAGAGGAGCGACAAATCTCTCAGTGATATTCGTGAGTTTCAATTATTTGATGAGGGCATCCCTGTAATCTCGGTAGAAGACAAAAGAAAAGTGGAGATTCGTGATAGTACCGCCGTGTGTGCCACGGAAACAAACGACCGAGCTTACGTCAAAGGAAGTAGCGACATCTCTTCTCCCGTCGAATGCGCAGAGAGCTCACTTATCTTTTACGACAGTACATCAACCATAAATACTATGACCGAGACACAAAGCACTGATGACATCGCTTGGGCCAAAGGAGAGCTCGGCGAGACGAAAGTCAAAGCACGGGGTGAAATAGTTGATCACACACCAAAGCATCACACGTCTGGGAGGATCAGCCAAGAGTGTACTGAAGGAGATAATGATGCAGACCCTTTCAGTGTAATTGAGCCTGCAGTCTGGAGAGAAACTGTCAGGGAGGCTGAAGAGATTCGCTCCAACTCAGGGAGCAGCGCAGGTGAAGAATTACCTCCATCAGTAAAAGTCTGCGAGCTGGAAATACCTCTTGCTCACATATCTGATGTCAGACCATTAGACACAAGAGCGCAGTCTTCTAACCAGAGGGAACCACGGCTACAAAAAGACGAAAAAGAGAACCCGAGTCAGTTACACACCCAAACTCAGTCGCACTGCGCTGTCTCCTGTGAGACGCATAACACAACTGGCTATGAAGGCAGCTGTCATGCGGCATCAAGTCCACAAAGGCCGACAAATCCTTTTCCAGCTGGGGATGGAGTACAAGAAAGCCGGGGTACTATGGGACATGATCTGCACCAGCAGTCCAGCTGTTCGCCTGTCAGTTGCGACAACCCGAAGCCTCAGCACGTTGAACATCCACAGGccaaaaatattcaacaaaTGACCGGTTTTGCTAATGAATGTGGActtcatgaatatgaaatgaaGTCAGTGGAGATGATACTGCAAGAAAATAAACCCCACAATGACGTCATGACTGGACAACCAGCTGCGGAGGGCATGACAGAAGAACCCAAACTAACACATAATGACACACACTGCTGTTTCACCGAACACCACCAAACAGCTGAGACGCTTGGGGGCAAAGATGAGCTTTTGGCCTTATGCTTTCCTTCAATCAGTGATGCCGTCGTACCAGAGCCGCATGAATTAAGCCCAAAATACGATTCACAAAGCCTAGACATCCCCGCAGCTCCCCAAAGTAAAGTGAGATTGTCATCATGGCCATCTGCCTTCTGCCTCTACAACCACGTGCCAGAGGGCTTTGACAGCTTCCACAAGATCCAACTGTCAccagatgatgatgaggatgatgatgatgctggccGAGACGATTGCCAACCTCACACCAGCATGGCCATGCAGCGAATAAAATCCCCCCAAATGAACCCTTATGTGTTAGAAGCAGTGGGTGATGAGTACGAGGACATGCCAAAAGTCATAGAGGAGGACCAGGTCCATGAGGAAGGGGGCATATTTAAGTGTCACACTGATAACATTGACGATGGAAGTTTCAACAGCACTGAACTTCTCTCAGGGCAGGAAATCATTGCCTTTGAAACGTATCCAAATGACCCTGCCACTGATTCCTCAGGAAGCAATGGACCACACTCGATCCTGTACCCACAATTTGACATGAAAAAAGAATTTGACGTAGTCTTAAAGGAGTTAAATCTGTATTTTTTCATTAGTAGAAGCGACTTTACATGTGACAACGGAGTGCCAACACTCGATCAGCGTAGTGATGTGGCATCCAATGAAGTCTCTAACGGAAAAAGTCACACCGGCAGCCCAGATCTAACTCTCCAAAGCGACCCAGCTTCAG ATCCTCACAAAGCCCGAAATGTGGAGATGTGTGTAACAGATCCAGAATTTAGTCATGTCACCTGTCACGGTGGGGAACAGGAAGTGCCCGATGGCAGCCTCGATTTACAAGAATCATCAGGTCTGATTGCAGAGAAACACAAAG AGCCCCGGCAGACGGAGCTGGAAAGGACGGCGTGCTCCTTTATGTGTCAACCTCTCTTGCAAAAACAACACTGCA CATTTTTGTGGCAGGCCAAAAGACTGGAGCCTCTGAGGACGTGCGCACGGCCAATCCGTCTTGGACTGTCCAAGCGAGCCAAGCCCAGAACCCTTCACCGTCTTCACCCGTACAAGGGAACCAAATGA
- the LOC131131735 gene encoding uncharacterized protein LOC131131735 isoform X3, protein METLEQDVCLKTDSESLPLAPKRPRTDCVCDFLLTTQTFVSPMLTSLSTESLVCTEQNGKPREQDTESNVSPPAEDPSAHAGSPNMCVITRERHFLHPKQYDQQDKLGSSPSSGSQTFKDPTTDMSNHPECQLLEKSLEDKPPGDCSMPSKNGMSNHAEVRCQSDFPDDYTRHGASLRTCSQSATNEESNQREDEHNFTDKEEREDERSDKSLSDIREFQLFDEGIPVISVEDKRKVEIRDSTAVCATETNDRAYVKGSSDISSPVECAESSLIFYDSTSTINTMTETQSTDDIAWAKGELGETKVKARGEIVDHTPKHHTSGRISQECTEGDNDADPFSVIEPAVWRETVREAEEIRSNSGSSAGEELPPSVKVCELEIPLAHISDVRPLDTRAQSSNQREPRLQKDEKENPSQLHTQTQSHCAVSCETHNTTGYEGSCHAASSPQRPTNPFPAGDGVQESRGTMGHDLHQQSSCSPVSCDNPKPQHVEHPQAKNIQQMTGFANECGLHEYEMKSVEMILQENKPHNDVMTGQPAAEGMTEEPKLTHNDTHCCFTEHHQTAETLGGKDELLALCFPSISDAVVPEPHELSPKYDSQSLDIPAAPQSKVRLSSWPSAFCLYNHVPEGFDSFHKIQLSPDDDEDDDDAGRDDCQPHTSMAMQRIKSPQMNPYVLEAVGDEYEDMPKVIEEDQVHEEGGIFKCHTDNIDDGSFNSTELLSGQEIIAFETYPNDPATDSSGSNGPHSILYPQFDMKKEFDVVLKELNLYFFISRSDFTCDNGVPTLDQRSDVASNEVSNGKSHTGSPDLTLQSDPASDPHKARNVEMCVTDPEFSHVTCHGGEQEVPDGSLDLQESSGLIAEKHKEPRQTELERTACSFMCQPLLQKQHCTFLWQAKRLEPLRTCARPIRLGLSKRAKPRTLHRLHPYKGTK, encoded by the exons ATGGAGACACTTGAGCAAGATGTCTGTTTGAAAACTGACAGTGAAAGTTTGCCGCTGGCCCCCAAAAGACCAAGGACagactgtgtgtgtgacttTCTTTTGACAACACAAACCTTTGTTTCGCCAATGCTGACCTCACTTAGCACTGAAAGTCTAGTGTGCACAGAACAAAATGGAAAACCTCGTGAACAAGACACTGAATCAAATGTCAGCCCTCCAGCTGAGGACCCATCAGCCCACGCAGGATCACCTAACATGTGTGTTATTACTAGAGAGCGCCACTTCCTTCATCCGAAGCAATATGATCAGCAAGACAAGCTCGGCTCAAGCCCATCATCAGGGTCTCAGACATTCAAAGACCCCACCACTGACATGTCCAATCATCCCGAGTGCCAACTACTGGAGAAATCACTTGAAGACAAACCTCCTGGTGATTGCAGCATGCCTTCTAAAAATGGAATGTCAAATCATGCGGAGGTCAGATGTCAGTCGGATTTCCCTGATGACTACACGCGACATGGCGCCAGCTTGAGGACATGTAGCCAATCTGCTACAAATGAGGAAAGCAATCAGAGGGAGGACGAGCACAATTTTACTGATAAGGAGGAAAGAGAGGATGAGAGGAGCGACAAATCTCTCAGTGATATTCGTGAGTTTCAATTATTTGATGAGGGCATCCCTGTAATCTCGGTAGAAGACAAAAGAAAAGTGGAGATTCGTGATAGTACCGCCGTGTGTGCCACGGAAACAAACGACCGAGCTTACGTCAAAGGAAGTAGCGACATCTCTTCTCCCGTCGAATGCGCAGAGAGCTCACTTATCTTTTACGACAGTACATCAACCATAAATACTATGACCGAGACACAAAGCACTGATGACATCGCTTGGGCCAAAGGAGAGCTCGGCGAGACGAAAGTCAAAGCACGGGGTGAAATAGTTGATCACACACCAAAGCATCACACGTCTGGGAGGATCAGCCAAGAGTGTACTGAAGGAGATAATGATGCAGACCCTTTCAGTGTAATTGAGCCTGCAGTCTGGAGAGAAACTGTCAGGGAGGCTGAAGAGATTCGCTCCAACTCAGGGAGCAGCGCAGGTGAAGAATTACCTCCATCAGTAAAAGTCTGCGAGCTGGAAATACCTCTTGCTCACATATCTGATGTCAGACCATTAGACACAAGAGCGCAGTCTTCTAACCAGAGGGAACCACGGCTACAAAAAGACGAAAAAGAGAACCCGAGTCAGTTACACACCCAAACTCAGTCGCACTGCGCTGTCTCCTGTGAGACGCATAACACAACTGGCTATGAAGGCAGCTGTCATGCGGCATCAAGTCCACAAAGGCCGACAAATCCTTTTCCAGCTGGGGATGGAGTACAAGAAAGCCGGGGTACTATGGGACATGATCTGCACCAGCAGTCCAGCTGTTCGCCTGTCAGTTGCGACAACCCGAAGCCTCAGCACGTTGAACATCCACAGGccaaaaatattcaacaaaTGACCGGTTTTGCTAATGAATGTGGActtcatgaatatgaaatgaaGTCAGTGGAGATGATACTGCAAGAAAATAAACCCCACAATGACGTCATGACTGGACAACCAGCTGCGGAGGGCATGACAGAAGAACCCAAACTAACACATAATGACACACACTGCTGTTTCACCGAACACCACCAAACAGCTGAGACGCTTGGGGGCAAAGATGAGCTTTTGGCCTTATGCTTTCCTTCAATCAGTGATGCCGTCGTACCAGAGCCGCATGAATTAAGCCCAAAATACGATTCACAAAGCCTAGACATCCCCGCAGCTCCCCAAAGTAAAGTGAGATTGTCATCATGGCCATCTGCCTTCTGCCTCTACAACCACGTGCCAGAGGGCTTTGACAGCTTCCACAAGATCCAACTGTCAccagatgatgatgaggatgatgatgatgctggccGAGACGATTGCCAACCTCACACCAGCATGGCCATGCAGCGAATAAAATCCCCCCAAATGAACCCTTATGTGTTAGAAGCAGTGGGTGATGAGTACGAGGACATGCCAAAAGTCATAGAGGAGGACCAGGTCCATGAGGAAGGGGGCATATTTAAGTGTCACACTGATAACATTGACGATGGAAGTTTCAACAGCACTGAACTTCTCTCAGGGCAGGAAATCATTGCCTTTGAAACGTATCCAAATGACCCTGCCACTGATTCCTCAGGAAGCAATGGACCACACTCGATCCTGTACCCACAATTTGACATGAAAAAAGAATTTGACGTAGTCTTAAAGGAGTTAAATCTGTATTTTTTCATTAGTAGAAGCGACTTTACATGTGACAACGGAGTGCCAACACTCGATCAGCGTAGTGATGTGGCATCCAATGAAGTCTCTAACGGAAAAAGTCACACCGGCAGCCCAGATCTAACTCTCCAAAGCGACCCAGCTTCAG ATCCTCACAAAGCCCGAAATGTGGAGATGTGTGTAACAGATCCAGAATTTAGTCATGTCACCTGTCACGGTGGGGAACAGGAAGTGCCCGATGGCAGCCTCGATTTACAAGAATCATCAGGTCTGATTGCAGAGAAACACAAAG AGCCCCGGCAGACGGAGCTGGAAAGGACGGCGTGCTCCTTTATGTGTCAACCTCTCTTGCAAAAACAACACTGCA CATTTTTGTGGCAGGCCAAAAGACTGGAGCCTCTGAGGACGTGCGCACGGCCAATCCGTCTTGGACTGTCCAAGCGAGCCAAGCCCAGAACCCTTCACCGTCTTCACCCGTACAAGGGAACCAAATGA